GATGATCCAGGCGCCGATCTTCCACGTGAACGGCGACGACCCCGAGGCGGTCGTCCGGGTGGCCCGGCTGGCCTTCGAGTACCGCCAGGCGTTCAACAAGGACGTCGTGATCGACATGGTCTGCTACCGCCGGCGCGGGCACAACGAGGGCGACGACCCGTCGATGTCCAACCCCCAGATGTACAAGATCATTGACTCGAAGCGCTCGGTGCGGAAGCTCTACACCGAGGAGCTGATCGGCCGGGGCGACATCACCGTGGAGGACGCCGAGGAACTGCTGCGCGACTACCAGTCGCAGCTGGAGCGGGTCTTCAAGGCCACCCGGGACGCCGCCACCACGCCGCGCCAGCTCAGCCGCCCCAAGCGCGAGGACGAGCCGGAGCCGCAGGTCGACACCGCCACCGACGCCGCCGTGGTCAAGGCGATCGGCGAGGCGCACGTCAACCTGCCGGAGGGCTTCACCCCGCACAAGCGGATCCAGCAGCTGCTCGACCGGCGGGCGAAGATGTCCGTCGAGGGCAACATCGACTGGGGCTACGGCGAGATCATCGCGTTCGGCTCGCTGCTGCACGACGGGGTCACCGTCCGGCTCGCCGGGCAGGACTCCCGCCGGGGCACCTTCGTCCAGCGGCACGCCTCGGTCGTCGACGCGAAGACCGGCGACGACTACCTGCCGCTGAAGTCGCTCACCGCCGGCGGCGAGCGGTCCCGCTTCTTCGTGCACGACTCGCTGCTGAGCGAGTACGCCGCGATGGGCTTCGAGTACGGCTACTCGGTGGAGAACATCAACGCGCTGGTCTGCTGGGAAGCCCAGTTCGGTGACTTCGTCAACGGCGCCCAGTCGGTGATCGACGAGTTCATCTCCTCCGGCGAGGTGAAGTGGGGCCAGCGCTCCGCGGTCACCCTGCTGCTGCCGCACGGTCACGAGGGCCAGGGCCCGGACCACACCTCCGGCCGCCCGGAGCGCTTCCTCCAGCTCTGCGCCGAGGACAACATGCGGGTGGCCATCCCGACCACCCCGGCGAACTACTTCCACCTGCTGCGCCGCCAGGCCCTGTCGCCGAAGCGCAAGCCGCTGGTGGTGTTCACGCCGAAGTCGCTGCTGCGGCACAAGCTCTGCGTCTCCCCGGTGGAGGACTTCACCACCGGCACCTTCTCCCCGGTCCTGGCCGACACCGCCGCACCGGCACCGGAGCAGGTGAAGCGGGTGCTGCTCTGCTCGGGCAAGGTCTACTACGACCTGTTCCAGGCGCGGGCCGAGCGGGGTGTCACGGACACCGCGATCATCCGGATGGAGCAGCTCTACCCGCTGCCCGTCGAGGAGGTCCGGGCCGCCCTGGCGCAGTACCCGAACGCGGAGGACTTCGCCTGGGTGCAGGAGGAGCCGGCCAACCAGGGCGCCTGGTCGTTCGTGGCGCTCAACCTGCTGGAGCACCTGTCCGAGGTCCGGCTGCGCCGCATCTCCCGGCCCGCCGCCGCCGCCCCGGCGGTGGGCTCGGCGAAGATGCACGAGGTCGAGCTGAACGCGCTGATCGAGGCGGCGCTGCCCCGCCCGTGACCCGTCCGGCAGCGGCCCGTCCCGGCTCCGGGGCGGGCCGCTGCCGTCGGCGTCCGTACGACGAGAGGAACACCGTGTACTTCACCGACCGTGGCATCGAGGAACTGGTCGAGCGCCGGGGCGAGGAGCAGGTCAGCCTGGAGTGGCTGGGCGAGCGGCTGCGCGACTTCGTCGACCTCAACCCCGAGTTCGAGACCCCGATCGAGCGCTTCGCCACCTGGCTGGCCCGCCTCGACGACGAAGACGACGACTGAAAGTCACCGATTGACGCCGGGGCGTCATGGGTGTGAACTGGGAGGAAGCGTCCCGCCGCAGGTCAGGAGGCGGAAATGAACCCCACCGCCCGCAAGCCCCCGCAGGACGCGGTGACCGTCCGTCGGCTGCGCCTCGGTGTCGGTGCCGTCGGCATCGCGCTGCCGGTCGTGCTGATGGTGGGCCACCTCCTCGCCACCCGGCGGCCCACCCTGCTCGACTCGCTCAGCGGCTACTACCACTCCGAACTGCGGGACGTCTTCGTCGGCGCGCTCTGCGCGATCGGGGTGTTCCTGATCAGTTACCGCTACCGCCGGCCGGACGACGTGTTGAGCACCGTCGCCGGTCTGCTGGCGATCGTGGTGGCCCTCTGCCCCACCACGGTCGGCGTGCCGGTCGGCAGCACGGACCGCGTCGACCGGACCGTCGGGGTGGTGCACCAGGTGGCCGCCGCCGCCCTGTTCGTGCTGCTCGCGGTCTTCTGCCTGTTCCTCTTCACCCGGCCCGACCGGGCGGGCGTGCCGCCGTCCCGCCCGGCCAACCGGTTCTACCGCGGGTGCGGCCTGCTCATCCTGGTCGCGATCGGGCTGGCGCTGGCCAGCACCGTGCTGCCCGCCGACGTGCGACACACGGTCAAGCCGGTGCTGTGGTGCGAGACGGTCGCCGTCATCACCTTCGGTGCCGCCTGGGTGGCGAAGAGCGACGCCCTGCTGCGCTCCGCCGAACTGCCCGAGCCGCCGCCGGTCGACGAGGCGACCGGCCGGGCCGCCACGCCCACCGCGCCCTGACCGACCGGGTCGGCCGGCCCGGGCCCAAGGACCCGGGCGGGCCCCACCGCGATCTTGTAGCGTGGTCCTCGTGGCCCGCAGCGTCTATGTGACCAGCGTGGGGTCCGGCGGGGGGAAGTCGACCATCGCCCTCGGCCTCGCGGAACTCCTCTCCCGGCAGGTGGACCGGATCGGCGCGTTCCGGCCGCTGGTCGCCGGCACCGGCCCCGACCCGATCCTCGCCCTGCTCACCGACCGCTACCGGGTCGACCTGCCGGTCGACGACCTGCACGGCAGCAGCTACGCCGACGCGAACGCGCTGGTCGCCGACGGGCGACGGGAGGAGCTGATCTCCCGCATCGTCGAGCGTTACCGGGAGGTCGAGCGGCGCTGCCCCGCCGTCGTCGTGGTGGGCAGCGACTTCGCCGACGGGGACGGCGCCGGCCCCCGCGAGCTGGCCTTCAACGCCCGGCTGGCCACCGAGTTCGGCAGCGTGGTGGTGCCCGTGATCGACGGGTACGGCCAGGAGCCGGAGGCGATCGCGGCGGCGGCGCGCGGGGCGTACCACGACCTGGCGGACCTGGGCGCGACCGTGCTGGCGGTGATCGCCAACCGGGTGCCGGGGCCGATGACGCTGCCCGAGCTGCCCGTGCCGACGTACGCCATCCCGGAGGTGCCGACCGTGTCGGCGCCGACGGTGGCCGAGGTGGCGGCGGCGCTCGGCGCCACCCTGCTCGCCGGCGACGACGCCGCGCTCGGCCGGGACGTGCTCGACTACGTGGTCGGCGCGGCGCACGTGCCGACCCTGCTCGACCACCTGACCGAGGGCGCGCTGGTGATCACCCCCGGCGACCGGGCCGACCTGCTGGTCGCGGCGAGCGCCGCGCACGTCGCCGGCCAGGTGTCGGTGGCCGGGCTGGTGCTGACCCTCGGCGAGCAGCCCGACCCGCGGGCGATGCGGCTGGTCGAAGGGCTGAACACCGGGCTCGCGGTGCTCTCCGTGCCCAGCGACAGCTATGACACGGTCGCCGCGTCCAGCCGGATCGAGGGCCGGCCCAGCGCGGAGAACCCGCGCAAGGTCGAGGCCGCGCTCGGCGCCTTCGAACGCTGCGTCGACACCGTCGACCTGGCCCGCCGGCTGCGGGTCAGCCGCAGCGAACGGGTCACCCCGCTGATGTTCGAGTACGACCTGATCGACCGGGCCCGGGCGGCGCGTCGCCGGCTGGTGCTGCCGGAGGGGAGCGAGGAGCGGATCCTGCGCGCGGCGGAGATCCTGCTACGCCGGGGCGTCGCCGACCTGACCCTGCTCGGTCGCCCCGACGACATCGCCCGGCGCACCCGGGAACTGGGCATCGACGTCGGCGACGCCCAGGTGGTCGACCCGGCCACCAGCCCGTGGCGGGACGAGTTCGCCGAGGCGTACGCGAAGCTGCGCGCCCACCGCGGCGTCACCGTCGAGCTGGCCCACGACATCGTCGCCCAACCCAACTACTTCGGCACGATGATGGTGCAGACCGGCCACGCCGACGGCATGGTCTCCGGGGCCACCCACACCACCGCCGCCACCATCCGCCCCGCCTTCGAGATCATCCGGACCGTGCCGGGCGTCTCCGTCGCGTCCAGCGTCTTCTTCATGCTGCTCGCCGACCGGGTGCTGGTCTACGGCGACTGCGCGGTCAACCCCGACCCGGACGCCGCCCAGCTCGCCGACATCGCCATCTCCTCGGCCGACACGGCGGCCCGGTTCGGCATCGAGCCGCGGGTGGCGATGCTGTCGTACTCCACCGGCAGCTCGGGGGCGGGCGCCGACGTGGAGAAGGTCGCGGCGGCCACGGAGCTGGTCCGCGAGCGCCGCCCGGAGCTGCTGGTCGAGGGCCCGATCCAGTACGACGCGGCGATCGACCCGCAGGTCGCGGCGACGAAACTGCCGGACAGCGAGGTGGCCGGCCGGGCGACGGTGTTCATCTTCCCGGACCTGAACACCGGCAACAACACGTACAAGGCGGTGCAGCGGTCGGCGGGGGCGGTGGCGGTCGGCCCGGTCATGCAGGGCCTGCGGCGGCCGGTCAACGACCTGTCCCGGGGCGCGACCGTGCCCGACATCGTGAACACCGTCGCGATCACCGCGATCCAGGCGTCCGCCGGGGAGTCGTCATGAGCCGGGTCCTCGTCCTCAACTGCGGGTCCTCGTCGGTGAAGTACCGGCTCTACACGGGTGAGACGGTCGACGCGAAGGGCACGGTCGAGCGGGTCGGCGAGCCGGGCGGCGGTCCGGCCGACCACGAGACGGCGGTCCGGCAGATCCTGGACGGGCTGGACCTGACCGGGCTGGACGCGGTCGGGCACCGGGTGGTGCACGGCGGGCGCCGCTTCACCCAGCCGGTCGGAATCGACGACGCGGTCTTCACCGCGATCGAGGAGCTGGTGCCGCTCGCCCCGCTGCACAACCCGGCGAACCTGGCCGGCATCCGGGTGGCCCGGGAGGCGCTGCCCGACGTGCCGCAGGTGGCCGTCTTCGACACCGCGTTCCACCACACGCTGCCCGAGGCCGCCGCCACGTACGCCATCGACCGGGAGACCGCCCGGCGGTACGACATCCGCCGCTACGGCTTCCACGGCACCTCGCACGCGTACGTCTCGAAGCGCACGGCGGAGCTGCTGGACCGCCCGTACGGGGAGCTGAACACGATCACCCTGCACCTGGGCAACGGGGCGAGCGCCTGTGCCGTCGAGGGCGGCCGGAGCGTGGCCACCTCGATGGGCATGTCCCCGCTGGAGGGCCTGGTGATGGGCACCCGCAGCGGCGACCTCGACCCGACGATCATCTTCCACCTGCGCCGCGAGGCCGGGATGGCCGTCGACCAGATCGACGACCTGCTCAACCACCGCAGCGGGCTGCTCGGGCTGACCGGGGTCAACGACATGCGGGAGGTGCTGGCCCGCCGGGCGGACGGGGACGCCGCCGCGACGCTCGCCTTCGACGTCTACCGCCGCCGGATCACCGGCTACGTCGGGGCGTACTACGCCCTGCTCGGGCGGGTCGACGCGATCACCTTCACCGCCGGGGTGGGTGAGCACTCCCCCGAGGTCCGGGCCGCCGCGCTGGCCGGGCTGGAGCGGCTCGGCGTCGTCGTCGACCCGGCCCGCAACGACGACAGCGGCGACCGGGTGATCTCACCGGACGGCGCAGAGGTGGCGGTCTGCGTGATCGGCACCGACGAGGAGCGGGAGATCGCCCGGGAGACCCGGGCCGTGGTGGCCGCCGCAGGAGGCTGACCAGCGCGCCGCTCCCGAACGGGGTTTGTCGTGGTGGCGTGCCGGGCCGACCGTGGTCAGCCCAGGGCCAGCCAGGCGACCAGGCCGACCAGCACGACGGCGGCAACCGCGACGCCGGCGATCAACGGCAGCCGGGACGGTGCCGGTGCCGCCCCGGCCGGCTCGGGCGCGTCGACGAAGGCGCGGAACTGCGCGGTGTTGCCGCTCGGGTCGGTGTAGTTCTCAGCCATGCGCGTGACCCTAGCGAAGTCGGTCGCCGGTCAGGGTCCCGCCGGGCCGGTGCCGGGAACCCCGATCCACCCGGCCGAGGCGTCCCGACCGGACGGCACCCGCAGCCGGTCCGCACGGCCGACCCGCCTCACCGCACCCCCAGCCGGCCCGGCCGTCCGCGTATCCCGGCGGACCAGGGCTGCGGCCGGCGGGACGCGGCGGTAGCGTGCGGCCGGTGACGGAGGACGGGCTGGCCGGGCGGCAGCTGGCGGCGATCGACGAGGTGGTACGGGTCGCCGGGGCGGCCGGGATCGCGGTGTGGCTGCGCGGCGGCTGGGCGATGGACTTCCACCTCGGCGAGGTGACCCGGCCGCACGTGGACGTCGACTGGTACTGCTGGCGGTCCGACGCCGACCGGCTCGCCGCGCTGCTCACCGCCCGGGGCTGGCGACCGGACCCGCGGATGCCGGTGGAGTTGCAGCTCGACCTGCTCCGCGACGACGTCGAGCTGAGCGTCGCCCACCTGGCCCGGGACGCCGCCGGGCGGGTGGTGGTGGGGGCCGGACCGTGGACGGGGACGCCGCTGCCGGACGGCTTGCTGGACGCCCCGCCCGGCCGGATCGGGGCGCTCACCGCACCGGTGATCGCGGTGGCCGCGCAGATCGAGTTCAAGGAGATGTTCCCGGTGTGGATGCCGGAGCGGCCCCGCCGCCCGAAGGACGCCACGGACCTGGCCCGGCTCCGTGCCGCCCGGACCGCACGACCGACGGGCCGGCCGCCCGGGCTGTGACCCGACCCGAAGTCGGGACGGCCGGCGCGGATCGCGAGGCACAATCGTCTTCATGCTCCGAAGCCGTACCCCCGCCCTGGTCGCCGCCGCGCTGCTCACCGTCGGTCTGGCGGGCTGCTCGGCGCAGACCGCGCCCGCTCCGCGCACCGCACCGACCGGGTTGCCGACGGCGACCACTCCCGCGCCCCGGGTCCCCGCCGGGCACGCCCCCACCGACCCCTTCGCGGTCGGCGTACGCCAGCTGAAGCTGAACCGGGGCGGCGACCGCGCCCTGCCGGTGACCGTCTGGTATCCGGCCGAGGGTGCGGCGGGCGGCGCGGCGAAGCGCTCGGCACCGGCTGCGGACGGCCGGTTCCCGGTGGTGATGTTCAGCCACGGGCTGGGTGCCCGGCCGGAGGACTACCAGCTGCTGCTCACCCGCTGGGCGGCGGCCGGTTTCGTGGTCGCCGCGCCCCGGTTCCCGCACACCGGTGCCGGCGGCGACGGCAACGTGCTCGACGTGCTCAACCAGCCGGCCGACGTGTCGTACGCGTTGACCCGGGTGCTGGCGCTCGACGCGAAGGCCGGCGACCCGCTGCGCGGCCGGCTGGCCACCGACCGGGTGGCCGCGGCCGGGCACTCGGCCGGCGGGGTGACCACGATCGGGCTCTTCACGGCGGGCCGGGACGAGCGGTTGGACGCCGGGGTGGTCTTCGCCGGCACCGGGCTCGGGGTCGGCACCGCCTTCGCCGGGGCCGCCGCCCCGCAGCTCTTCGTGCACGGCGAGGCCGACGAGGTGGTGGCCTACGCGGCCGGGAAGGCGGTCTACGACGCGGTGCCCTGGCCGAAGGCCATGCTGAGCCTGCCGAAGGGCGACCACGGCCGGGCCCTGCTCAGCGACGGCAAGGCGCTGCGGGTGGTCTCCGACACCACCGTCGAGTTCCTCCGCTGGACCCTCTACGGCGACGCGGCGGCGAAGGACCGCCTCCCCACCGACGCCACCCGCGGCAACCTCGCCACCCTCGACGACCACCTGTGAGGAAGGGGCCCCTGCCGTGAGGCCCCTTCCCCACCGGCTCAGGCGGTGTGGTCGATGACGACCTTGCCGAAGACGTCGCCGGAGGCGAGCCGGGCGAAGGCGTCCTCGATGCGGCTGAACGGGATCACGCTGTCGACCACCGGGCGCACCTCGTGCTCGGCGCAGAACGCGAGCAGCTCGGTCAGCTCGGCGGGGGTGCCCATCGAGGTGCCCAGGATCTCCAGCTGCATGGCGAAGACCCGACGCAGGTTGACCTTGGGCTCGTGGCCGGCGGTGGCCCCGGAGACCACGATCCGGGCCATCGGGGCCGCCGACTTCAGCGAGTGGTCGAAGGTGGCCGCGCCGACCGTCTCGATCACCACGTCGACCCGTTCGGGCAGCCGGGCGCCGGGTTCCAGCGCGGTCGCGCCCAGCTCGGTGATCCGCTCCCGCTTGGCGGCGTCGCGGCTGGTCGCGTACACCCGCTTGCCGAGCGCGACACCCAGCGCGACGGCCGCGGTGGCCACGCCGCCGCCCGCGCCCTGCACCAGCACCGCCTCGCCCTCGTCGACCCGGCCCTTGGTGGTGAGCATCCGCCACGCGGTCAGCCAGGCCGTGGGCAGGCACGCCGCGTCGGTCGCCGCCAGGCCCGCCGGCAGCGGCAGCAGGTTCATCCGGGGTACGGCCACCCGCTCGGCGAAGGTGCCCTGGAAGTGCTCGGAGAGGATGGAGACCCCGCGCGGGTCGCCCGGGGTGGGCACGACCGGGTAGATGACGACCTGGTTGCCGTCCGGGTCGGTGCCGACCGCGTCGCAACCCAGGATCATCGGCAGCTGGTCGGCGCCGAGCCCGACACCGCGCAGCGACCAGAGGTCGTGGTGGTTGAGCGAGCTGGCCGCGACCTGCACGGTGACCCAGTCGTCCTGCGGATGGGTCGGCTCGGGACGGTCGCCGACGGTGAGCGCGGTGAGCGGGTTGTCGGCGTCGAAGGCCGAGGCATAGGCGGCACGCATGATCCGCACCGTAACAACCCCCACGCCCCCACCCCCACCCACCGCCGTCCACGATCGCGCTGTTTCACGGAAAAAGTGGCTTCCCGACGAGGGGAAGCCACTTTTTCCGTGAAACTGTGCGGATCTTGACGGGCGCGGCGGGGCGACGCGGGGCGGGAGCGGCGGGGCGACGCGGGGGCGGGGGGGTCAGCGGCGGGCTACGCCGTCGCGGCGGGCGGCCTCGGCGACCGCGTCGGCGACCGCGGGGGCGACCCGCGGGTCCAGCGGGGACGGCACGATCGCCTCGGGCGTCAGCGCCTGCGCGACCACGCCCGCGATCGCGTCGGCGGCGGCCACCTTCATCCCCTCGGTGATCCGGGTCGCGCGGGCGTCGAGCGCACCCCGGAACACGCCGGGGAAGGCGAGCACGTTGTTGATCTGGTTGGGGTAGTCGCTGCGCCCGGTGGCCACCACCGCCACGTGCCGGGCGGCCACCTCCGGGTGCACCTCCGGGGTGGGGTTGGCCAGCGCGAACACGATGCCACCGGGAGCCATGCCGGCGATCGCCGCCTCGGGGATCTGGCCGCCGGAGACGCCGACCAGCACGTCGGCGCCGCGCAGCGCCTCGGTGATGTCGCCCTGGCGGCCCTCGGCGTTGGTGGTCGCCGCCAGCTCCGCCTTGGTGCCGGTCAGCTCGCGGTGCCGGCCGATGATCCCCTTGGAGTCGCAGACCACCACCTGATCGGGGTTCACTCCCCCGGCGACCAGCATCTTGGTCACCGCCACGCCGGCCGCGCCGGCACCGCTGACCGCGACCCGCAGGTCGCCGAGCTTGCGGTTGAGCAGGGTGGCGGCGTTGCGCAGCGCGGCCAGCACCACGATCGCGGTGCCGTGCTGGTCGTCGTGGAAGACCGGGATGGGCAGCTCCTCGTCCAGCCGGCGTTCCACCTCGAAACAGCGCGGGGCGCTGATGTCCTCCAGGTTGATCCCGCCGAACGAGGGCGCGAGCGCCTTCACCGTCGCCACGATCTCGTCCACGTCCTGGGTGTCCAGGCAGATCGGTACCGCGTCCACGCCGGCGAACTGCTTGAACAGCACCGCCTTGCCCTCCATCACCGGCAGCGCGGCGCGCGGGCCGATGTTGCCCAGGCCGAGCACGGCCGAGCCGTCGGTGACGACGGCGACGGTGTGCGACACCCAGGTGTAGTCGTCGGCGAGGGCCGGGTCGGCGGCGATCGCCTCGCACACCCGGGCCACCCCCGGCGTGTACGCGAGGGAGAGGTCTTCCCGGCTGGTCAGCGGAACGGTCGAGGCGACGGCCATCTTGCCGCCGACGTGCAGCCGGAAGACGGGATCAGCGGGGTCCACGGTGGACGAAGACATTGGTGACTCCAGGATCTGTCGAGCAGACGGACCGGCCGGCTCAGCCGCGAGGTCAGCGACGAGCGGGGCGGGCGGTGCGGGGGGTCACCCGGGCACTTTCCGAGCATAGTGGCGCGCGCGGAGCGCCGATGTGAGCGGGGTCATATCCACTCCCGGGCGTCACCGCCCCGGCCGGTTCCGCACCGGCCCGGGACGGGGCCAGTAGCGGGCCACCACCCGCCCCCGGACGTCGGCCACCCCGTACGCCCGGGAGTCGTCGGTGACCAGGTCGTTGTCGCCGCGTACCCACCAGCCGCCGTCGTGGCGGCGGACCGCGCGCTTGACCACGAGCAGCTCGGGGCGGCTGCGGAAGACCGCGACCACCACGTCGCCGGGGCGGACCGCCCGGCCGCCGGTACGCACCAGCACGGCGTCCCCGTGCCGCAGGGTCGGCGCCATGGACGGCCCGGTGACCAGGACCGGTACCAGCGGACCGCGCAGGGCGGGGGCGGCCGGTTCTTCTCCGGTACGCACCGGGTTTCACCTCCAGCCCGCCGGGGAGCATGTCCAGGAGTAATGTCGGCTTGGATCATCGCAAACATCCCATGGAGGACCCTGATGCGACTTCCCCGCATCCTTTCGCCCCGTGTGACCGCCAGCGCGCACTGCGACCTGCCGTGCGGCGTGTACGACCCGGCGCAGGCCCGGATCGAGGCCGAGTCGGTCAAAATGATCTGCGAGAAGTACCAGGCGAACACCGACCCGGAGTTCCGCACCCGGGCCATCCTGATCAAGGAGCAGCGGGCGGAGCTCGTGAAGCACCACCTCTGGGTGCTCTGGACCGACTACTTCAAGCCGGCCCACTTC
The Micromonospora sp. R77 DNA segment above includes these coding regions:
- a CDS encoding DUF6104 family protein, which translates into the protein MYFTDRGIEELVERRGEEQVSLEWLGERLRDFVDLNPEFETPIERFATWLARLDDEDDD
- the pta gene encoding phosphate acetyltransferase, producing MVLVARSVYVTSVGSGGGKSTIALGLAELLSRQVDRIGAFRPLVAGTGPDPILALLTDRYRVDLPVDDLHGSSYADANALVADGRREELISRIVERYREVERRCPAVVVVGSDFADGDGAGPRELAFNARLATEFGSVVVPVIDGYGQEPEAIAAAARGAYHDLADLGATVLAVIANRVPGPMTLPELPVPTYAIPEVPTVSAPTVAEVAAALGATLLAGDDAALGRDVLDYVVGAAHVPTLLDHLTEGALVITPGDRADLLVAASAAHVAGQVSVAGLVLTLGEQPDPRAMRLVEGLNTGLAVLSVPSDSYDTVAASSRIEGRPSAENPRKVEAALGAFERCVDTVDLARRLRVSRSERVTPLMFEYDLIDRARAARRRLVLPEGSEERILRAAEILLRRGVADLTLLGRPDDIARRTRELGIDVGDAQVVDPATSPWRDEFAEAYAKLRAHRGVTVELAHDIVAQPNYFGTMMVQTGHADGMVSGATHTTAATIRPAFEIIRTVPGVSVASSVFFMLLADRVLVYGDCAVNPDPDAAQLADIAISSADTAARFGIEPRVAMLSYSTGSSGAGADVEKVAAATELVRERRPELLVEGPIQYDAAIDPQVAATKLPDSEVAGRATVFIFPDLNTGNNTYKAVQRSAGAVAVGPVMQGLRRPVNDLSRGATVPDIVNTVAITAIQASAGESS
- a CDS encoding acetate/propionate family kinase; translated protein: MSRVLVLNCGSSSVKYRLYTGETVDAKGTVERVGEPGGGPADHETAVRQILDGLDLTGLDAVGHRVVHGGRRFTQPVGIDDAVFTAIEELVPLAPLHNPANLAGIRVAREALPDVPQVAVFDTAFHHTLPEAAATYAIDRETARRYDIRRYGFHGTSHAYVSKRTAELLDRPYGELNTITLHLGNGASACAVEGGRSVATSMGMSPLEGLVMGTRSGDLDPTIIFHLRREAGMAVDQIDDLLNHRSGLLGLTGVNDMREVLARRADGDAAATLAFDVYRRRITGYVGAYYALLGRVDAITFTAGVGEHSPEVRAAALAGLERLGVVVDPARNDDSGDRVISPDGAEVAVCVIGTDEEREIARETRAVVAAAGG
- a CDS encoding S24/S26 family peptidase, yielding MRTGEEPAAPALRGPLVPVLVTGPSMAPTLRHGDAVLVRTGGRAVRPGDVVVAVFRSRPELLVVKRAVRRHDGGWWVRGDNDLVTDDSRAYGVADVRGRVVARYWPRPGPVRNRPGR
- a CDS encoding NADP-dependent malic enzyme; its protein translation is MSSSTVDPADPVFRLHVGGKMAVASTVPLTSREDLSLAYTPGVARVCEAIAADPALADDYTWVSHTVAVVTDGSAVLGLGNIGPRAALPVMEGKAVLFKQFAGVDAVPICLDTQDVDEIVATVKALAPSFGGINLEDISAPRCFEVERRLDEELPIPVFHDDQHGTAIVVLAALRNAATLLNRKLGDLRVAVSGAGAAGVAVTKMLVAGGVNPDQVVVCDSKGIIGRHRELTGTKAELAATTNAEGRQGDITEALRGADVLVGVSGGQIPEAAIAGMAPGGIVFALANPTPEVHPEVAARHVAVVATGRSDYPNQINNVLAFPGVFRGALDARATRITEGMKVAAADAIAGVVAQALTPEAIVPSPLDPRVAPAVADAVAEAARRDGVARR
- a CDS encoding nucleotidyltransferase domain-containing protein translates to MTEDGLAGRQLAAIDEVVRVAGAAGIAVWLRGGWAMDFHLGEVTRPHVDVDWYCWRSDADRLAALLTARGWRPDPRMPVELQLDLLRDDVELSVAHLARDAAGRVVVGAGPWTGTPLPDGLLDAPPGRIGALTAPVIAVAAQIEFKEMFPVWMPERPRRPKDATDLARLRAARTARPTGRPPGL
- the sodN gene encoding superoxide dismutase, Ni; protein product: MRLPRILSPRVTASAHCDLPCGVYDPAQARIEAESVKMICEKYQANTDPEFRTRAILIKEQRAELVKHHLWVLWTDYFKPAHFEKYPHLHQLFNEATKAAGAAGAKGATDPAKADELLQKIDEISKIFWETKKA
- a CDS encoding zinc-binding dehydrogenase gives rise to the protein MRIMRAAYASAFDADNPLTALTVGDRPEPTHPQDDWVTVQVAASSLNHHDLWSLRGVGLGADQLPMILGCDAVGTDPDGNQVVIYPVVPTPGDPRGVSILSEHFQGTFAERVAVPRMNLLPLPAGLAATDAACLPTAWLTAWRMLTTKGRVDEGEAVLVQGAGGGVATAAVALGVALGKRVYATSRDAAKRERITELGATALEPGARLPERVDVVIETVGAATFDHSLKSAAPMARIVVSGATAGHEPKVNLRRVFAMQLEILGTSMGTPAELTELLAFCAEHEVRPVVDSVIPFSRIEDAFARLASGDVFGKVVIDHTA
- a CDS encoding chlorophyllase, producing MLRSRTPALVAAALLTVGLAGCSAQTAPAPRTAPTGLPTATTPAPRVPAGHAPTDPFAVGVRQLKLNRGGDRALPVTVWYPAEGAAGGAAKRSAPAADGRFPVVMFSHGLGARPEDYQLLLTRWAAAGFVVAAPRFPHTGAGGDGNVLDVLNQPADVSYALTRVLALDAKAGDPLRGRLATDRVAAAGHSAGGVTTIGLFTAGRDERLDAGVVFAGTGLGVGTAFAGAAAPQLFVHGEADEVVAYAAGKAVYDAVPWPKAMLSLPKGDHGRALLSDGKALRVVSDTTVEFLRWTLYGDAAAKDRLPTDATRGNLATLDDHL